ACGGAGACGCGAAAATCATACGCAATGCAGGCGCGATCGTCACCCAGCCCTTCGGCAACATTATGCGAAGCATCCTGGTCGCATTGTATGAGCTCAATTCGTCGGAAGTATTCGTCGTCGGCCACCATGAATGCGGCATGACCGGATTGAACGCAGGCAACATTATCGAAAAGGCGAAGGCGAGCGGCGTTTCCGAAAATACGATCCAGACGCTTCGCAACGGCGGCATCGATCTGGAACGGTGGCTCACGGGCTTCGATAACGTCACGCAAGGCGTCATGAAGAGCGTGCA
The DNA window shown above is from Paenibacillus antri and carries:
- a CDS encoding beta-class carbonic anhydrase, producing MNHLESILEHNRGFVEEKKYEKYLTDKFPDKKMVVLTCMDTRLIDLLPRAMNLRNGDAKIIRNAGAIVTQPFGNIMRSILVALYELNSSEVFVVGHHECGMTGLNAGNIIEKAKASGVSENTIQTLRNGGIDLERWLTGFDNVTQGVMKSVQIIKNHPLLPAGVPVHGLLIHPETGKLDVLVNGYEE